TTTCACCGTTTCGGGCCGTTCCGAAGTCGCCACCTAGACCACCGCCCTCGCGTCACGGCCATCTTCGCCCGTAAGGCCGAAGAAGACGTCCTCTAGAGTGTCCTGCCGGGGTTCCAGCCGGTCGAGCAGCACGCCCCCACGCAAAGCGACGGCCGATATCTGACGCGCGGTCACCCCGGAGACGACCGCGCCTCGTTCGCGGGGGAGCGCCGCGTACCCCTCGAGACCCAACAGTTTGATCAGCCGCTCGATATCGTCGGCTTCCACATAAACCGATTCGTCGGACGCCGAAGCCAATAGCGAGTTCATCGCATCGTCCGCGACCACTCGACCCTCGGACAGGATTACGACGCGATCTGCGGTGTTTTGAAGCTCCGACATCAGGTGGGACGAAAGGAGCACGGATCGCCCCTCGTTGACGTAGTCTTTCAGGAACTGTCGCACCCATACGACGCCTTCGGGATCCAGGCCGTTGACGGGCTCGTCGAGTACGAGATGGGTCGGCTCCCCGAGCAGTGCGGTCGCGATTCCCAGCCGTTGTCGCATCCCGAGGGAGAAGGTGCGGACCTGACGGTTCGCGACATCGCCCAAGCCCACCAAGCCGAGCAGGTCGCGACAACGTTGTCGGGGTATCCCGTGGGTGAGCGCAAGCCCACACAAGACGTTCATTGCCGTTCTATCTCTCGGAATCCACTCCGGTGTGATCAAAGCTCCGACTTTCGACATCGGAAGGAACGTATCGCGAAATGGTTTCCCGTCTATAGCGGCCGATCCCTTGCACGGCCGGATGATGCCCATAAGGATCTTCATGGCGGTCGTCTTCCCCGCGCCGTTCGGCCCAACCAAGCCGGTGATGGAGCCGTCTGGAACGGTGAAGCTGACGTCATTGAGCGCTGGTGTCTCACCGTAGTAGTGCGACACCGATTTGAACTCAATCAATCTAGTTCCCTCCAAGCTGTTCGCGTGCGACTTTCACCAAGGCGTACTCAAGGGAGTTGTTCGTCCAACTCATTTCCCCTTAAGCGGCGTCCGCCTCTGGCTGGATGACAATGTCGTTGCTCGCCGTCTGCCACGCCAAGAGCCTGCGAGCTCCCCCAGCGAAGTAGTCAAGCGAGGTGCGGTGCAAACCCAACCAGCGGTCCCACGGACGGACTTCACTCTGAAACACATGAACCTCAGTAAGCGGAAGATAGACGGAGGACCTCCCCAACAGTCCGCGACGGTAAAGTATTCCCTTCCCGTCTCCGTCTCGAATCAGTGTTGTGAAAGATGAGTTCGCGATCATACAGACAGTAGAATCACGAATGCGAGTACGATCTCGGCGTGTTGCCACATGCCCGACCCCGCGAGCATCGCGGTCGCGAGCGAGACCGTCACAAGCACACGCATGCCCGCAAGCAGCCACACGCCCCGGGGGTTCCCGGGTTGGCAAGCCACATCCGTGAGGACATCGAGCGGCTGAGCGGCTGCGTTCTAGGGATGGAACGAGGCGTCCTCACCGAACTGGAACAGGTTTCGTGCTGAGCGTTTGGCCCGGAGGTGCCGAAGAGCTTGACACAATCTGCTGGACACATCGCGATTGTCTAACTATAGTGTGCAATTGATAACTATAGTTGTCAATTAGAAATGGAAGTGTTCCATGCGCCCCCCACGAGTCCAGCGCAGCAGATTGAAATATCCGCTTGACGTGGTGCTTGGCTCCGCAGCTAACGTTCGCCTGATGCGGGTAGTCCTTCACGAGGTTGGCGGACCAGTGAGTGTCACCGATGCCGCTCGAATGGCGGGTCTGTCAACGACCGGTACGCGGAAGGCGCTCGAGCTCCTCGCAGGAGTGGGTGTAGTCGTGCGCGTGGGGACCGGCCGGGCGCAGAAGTACGGTCCAACAGGAGACGGCTTCTTCACACCTCTACTGAATCAGCTATTCCAGCAGGAGCAGCGGCAGTACGAGGAGCTGTTCAGGAGTCTGCGCGAGGCTGTAGGCATGCCGGAGGTCCGGAACGCTTGGTTGAGCGAGTGCTCAGACCCCGCTACGCGTTCGCTCGAACTCGATGTCGTGGTGGACGCCAAGGCGCTCGGATGGATCGGACCCGAACTCCGCACCCGCCTGATGCCGACCGAGAAGCGATTCGACATCATCATCGAAATCAACGCCTTCACGCGAGCCGACAGCCCCCCGATTCCCGCGGATGCCGCCCTGATTTGGGGTCCCGGTGAAGAGGTCGTCCGTGACCGGTCCCCCGGCGCACAGGCATATGCCCAGTCGGTTGAGCGCTCCTGGAGGATGGCCCAGGCCATCGCAGACATGATGAAGTCAGATCTCTCGCTCGCCCGTCGGGCCCTGCAGTATACGAACATGCTCCTGCATGAGGGGCAGGGCACCGCAAACAGCGACCTTGGCGAGTGGCGACAGCTGCTAGAGACCTACTCGGGAGAACGATTGCGCGACTTGCTGATATCGAGGAGTTCACGCGCCGATCGACTGCGCCGCAGCTCGCCATTCTTTGCAGTTCTCACCCCGGACGAGCGAGATCGATTGCTGCAAGAGATTGAGGGCAAGCGATGAGATACGACCAACTCTTGGACGCATACCTTCTGAGGTATCCAAGATTGCCAAGAGCAACGCTAGCCCTGAAGAGAAGAACGCCTGGTTGACGGCCTTGGGGACTCCCGCAATCCCTTT
The window above is part of the Clostridiales bacterium genome. Proteins encoded here:
- a CDS encoding ATP-binding cassette domain-containing protein; amino-acid sequence: MIEFKSVSHYYGETPALNDVSFTVPDGSITGLVGPNGAGKTTAMKILMGIIRPCKGSAAIDGKPFRDTFLPMSKVGALITPEWIPRDRTAMNVLCGLALTHGIPRQRCRDLLGLVGLGDVANRQVRTFSLGMRQRLGIATALLGEPTHLVLDEPVNGLDPEGVVWVRQFLKDYVNEGRSVLLSSHLMSELQNTADRVVILSEGRVVADDAMNSLLASASDESVYVEADDIERLIKLLGLEGYAALPRERGAVVSGVTARQISAVALRGGVLLDRLEPRQDTLEDVFFGLTGEDGRDARAVV